A genome region from Thermoanaerobacterium xylanolyticum LX-11 includes the following:
- a CDS encoding peptidoglycan D,D-transpeptidase FtsI family protein translates to MASINKKRILLVLITFLFLIACLVARLVWLQIVMAPKYSLAVKNQTTSKIVLKPERGIIYDANGNILATNVSGGDVYAAPKNITHPDAVADKLYNLLGMKKDSLYKLLSNKNSEWTVLKKNVPLDNVNKIKKLNLAGIYVEDTSIRSYPDGSLLSQTLGFTGVDGNGLYGLEYSFDKYLKGISGLEVATTDEVGHVIGLPEKLYEPEKGDDLVLTVDSVIQGYAETAIEKAYETYSPANGISAIVMNPKTGDILAMANFPDFDPNNPNKVSSIDTWSNPAVSYLYEPGSVFKVVTASAALEESLVTPNEQFYDPGYYIVSGHRINSWTKLGNIDFSQAVAMSSDTVFMKIIVERLKLNTLYKYINAFGFGSPTGIQLPGEASGMIIPEKNVHPVDLASMSFGQGIAVTPLQMIDAFSATINGGYLMKPNIVKEIKSGDKVIKEFKPQVIRQVISQDTSNTMKELLKKVVDEGTGTACQIPGFTVGGKSGTTENYSPGKYTASFAAFAPVDNPQVAVLVVIRNPTKNGHMGGEIAAPVVKDILSNTLRYIMIKK, encoded by the coding sequence TTGGCATCAATAAACAAAAAGCGCATTTTGCTGGTACTAATTACATTTTTATTTTTAATCGCATGTCTTGTAGCACGACTTGTATGGCTACAGATTGTAATGGCTCCAAAATATTCACTTGCCGTCAAAAATCAGACAACATCCAAGATAGTATTAAAGCCAGAAAGAGGAATTATTTACGATGCAAATGGAAATATCCTGGCCACTAATGTAAGCGGCGGCGATGTGTACGCTGCACCTAAAAATATAACACATCCAGATGCAGTCGCAGACAAACTGTACAACTTATTAGGCATGAAAAAAGATTCACTGTATAAGCTTCTCAGCAATAAAAATTCTGAGTGGACTGTCCTTAAAAAAAATGTCCCATTGGACAATGTAAACAAGATAAAAAAGTTAAACCTTGCAGGCATATACGTAGAAGATACAAGCATTAGAAGCTATCCAGACGGTAGTCTATTATCACAGACATTAGGATTCACTGGTGTAGACGGAAACGGTCTTTATGGGTTAGAATACTCGTTTGATAAATATTTAAAAGGAATATCAGGATTAGAAGTAGCCACAACTGACGAAGTAGGTCATGTCATAGGACTTCCCGAAAAATTGTACGAACCAGAAAAAGGTGATGACTTAGTCCTTACTGTCGACTCAGTGATTCAGGGATATGCAGAAACAGCTATAGAAAAAGCTTATGAAACTTACAGTCCAGCTAATGGCATTTCAGCAATCGTGATGAATCCAAAGACAGGTGATATCTTAGCCATGGCAAATTTTCCTGATTTTGATCCAAACAATCCAAATAAAGTCAGTTCCATCGACACATGGTCAAATCCTGCTGTGTCTTATCTGTACGAACCAGGCTCAGTATTTAAAGTAGTAACAGCATCTGCTGCATTAGAAGAATCTTTAGTCACGCCAAATGAGCAATTTTATGATCCTGGTTACTACATAGTATCAGGCCATAGGATAAATAGCTGGACAAAATTAGGAAATATCGATTTTTCACAAGCAGTAGCAATGTCCAGCGATACAGTATTCATGAAGATAATTGTAGAACGGCTTAAATTAAATACATTGTACAAGTACATAAACGCCTTTGGATTTGGAAGTCCAACCGGAATACAGCTTCCGGGTGAAGCATCTGGCATGATAATACCAGAGAAAAACGTTCATCCTGTTGACCTTGCATCCATGTCTTTTGGACAAGGCATAGCAGTAACACCACTTCAAATGATAGATGCTTTTTCAGCAACTATAAATGGTGGATACTTGATGAAGCCAAATATAGTAAAAGAAATAAAATCAGGTGATAAAGTCATAAAAGAATTTAAACCTCAAGTCATAAGACAGGTTATATCGCAGGATACGTCAAACACAATGAAAGAGTTGCTTAAAAAAGTCGTTGATGAGGGGACAGGAACAGCATGCCAAATACCTGGCTTTACTGTAGGAGGAAAATCTGGCACAACTGAAAATTATTCACCCGGGAAATACACAGCATCTTTCGCTGCATTTGCACCTGTTGACAACCCTCAAGTAGCCGTCTTAGTAGTCATAAGAAATCCTACTAAAAATGGCCACATGGGTGGCGAAATCGCAGCACCTGTCGTAAAAGACATACTTTCAAACACATTAAGATATATTATGATAAAAAAATAG
- a CDS encoding NusG domain II-containing protein, with product MKIGDKILIGVLLIISLVSAYFAYDKALSRTGTNVVIEVNGSKYQELPLNVDKTVTIRNGQHLNVVEIKNGKVRMKEANCPDQICVKTGWIEKEGQQIVCLPNRVVVRVIGGKKGEVDDVVY from the coding sequence ATGAAAATAGGTGATAAAATTTTAATAGGAGTGCTTTTGATTATTTCTCTTGTTTCTGCTTATTTTGCTTATGACAAGGCGCTATCAAGAACTGGTACCAATGTTGTAATAGAAGTAAATGGTTCTAAGTACCAAGAATTGCCGCTGAATGTGGATAAAACAGTGACAATTCGTAATGGCCAGCATTTAAATGTCGTTGAGATAAAAAATGGTAAAGTAAGAATGAAAGAAGCCAATTGTCCAGATCAGATATGTGTTAAAACAGGCTGGATAGAAAAAGAAGGACAGCAAATAGTATGCCTCCCTAATAGAGTAGTGGTGAGAGTTATAGGAGGTAAAAAAGGAGAAGTAGACGACGTAGTATATTAA
- a CDS encoding NlpC/P60 family protein has translation MNELNYKKIVATAVVSITLMQAPSAFAMELLKYGSKGQAVVSLQQTLNRLGYSTGGIDGIFGSKTKSAVIALQRRYGLSPDGIVGPATEAVLNRTTVTGVSSRGGYERPSNFDIVSIAERYLGVPYVFGGTTPAGFDCSGFVQYVFRQAGKSIGRTTYDQYAGGRAVSLSDLQPGDILFFSTSGGGPTHEGIYIGDNRLIHMSDSLNKAAIADFSGWFRTYYIGARRYY, from the coding sequence ATGAATGAGTTGAATTACAAAAAAATAGTGGCAACAGCGGTAGTGTCAATAACACTTATGCAAGCGCCAAGTGCATTTGCGATGGAGCTTTTGAAATACGGTTCAAAAGGACAAGCGGTGGTTAGCCTGCAGCAAACGTTAAACAGACTTGGCTATAGCACAGGTGGTATTGACGGAATATTTGGCAGCAAGACAAAAAGCGCAGTGATCGCACTGCAGAGAAGGTATGGACTATCTCCTGATGGAATTGTAGGACCAGCTACAGAGGCAGTATTAAATAGGACGACTGTAACTGGCGTTTCATCAAGGGGTGGTTATGAGCGCCCATCAAATTTTGACATAGTAAGTATTGCAGAAAGATATCTTGGAGTACCGTATGTTTTTGGTGGTACTACACCTGCAGGTTTTGATTGCTCTGGATTTGTTCAATACGTGTTTAGGCAAGCTGGAAAAAGCATCGGCAGAACTACGTATGACCAGTATGCAGGTGGTAGAGCTGTAAGCTTATCTGATCTTCAGCCAGGCGATATATTGTTTTTCTCTACATCAGGCGGTGGTCCTACACATGAAGGTATATACATAGGAGATAATCGTTTAATACACATGAGCGATTCCCTTAATAAGGCTGCTATTGCAGATTTTAGCGGTTGGTTTAGGACGTACTATATAGGCGCAAGAAGATATTATTAA
- a CDS encoding cysteine hydrolase family protein: protein MNFDSFLYNTRPFLNYLFDFYSNLDDMKLSTVIKDAGSADNVSIIVVDMINGFCKSGALSSPRIGGIIEHIKSLIKASYRMGIKNVMFVNDAHVKGATEFVDYPEHCVKGTDESRIVEELLEVVKDKPNVYEKNSLNVFFGGEDGDGNEFLKKVFTMLKGGKSTFIIVGNCTDLCVYQTAISIKMIANANNLSANVIVPENCVETYDISVKTAERLKIVPHDGDLTHTMFLYHMKLNGINIVKELLEE from the coding sequence ATGAATTTTGATAGTTTTTTGTACAATACAAGACCTTTTTTAAATTATTTGTTTGATTTTTATAGCAATTTAGATGACATGAAGTTAAGCACCGTCATAAAAGATGCTGGGAGTGCTGACAATGTGTCGATTATCGTCGTTGATATGATAAACGGTTTTTGCAAAAGTGGGGCTTTGTCCAGTCCTCGAATAGGAGGGATTATAGAGCATATAAAGAGCCTCATTAAAGCTTCATACAGGATGGGCATAAAAAATGTGATGTTTGTAAATGATGCCCATGTGAAAGGTGCAACAGAATTTGTTGATTATCCAGAGCATTGTGTCAAAGGAACAGATGAAAGCCGTATCGTAGAGGAGCTTTTAGAGGTGGTTAAGGACAAGCCAAATGTGTACGAGAAAAATTCGTTAAACGTGTTTTTCGGCGGAGAAGACGGTGATGGAAATGAGTTTTTGAAGAAGGTATTCACCATGTTAAAAGGAGGTAAATCTACATTTATCATCGTTGGCAATTGCACTGATTTGTGTGTGTATCAGACGGCGATTTCTATAAAGATGATTGCAAACGCCAATAATTTAAGTGCCAATGTGATTGTGCCTGAAAATTGTGTTGAGACTTACGATATAAGCGTAAAGACGGCGGAAAGGCTTAAAATAGTCCCGCATGATGGTGACTTAACACATACTATGTTTCTATACCACATGAAGCTTAATGGCATAAATATTGTCAAAGAACTGCTGGAAGAATAA
- a CDS encoding polysaccharide deacetylase family protein: protein MIKFMIKIYILYLVLVALLPTMLGRIFHYNVIYTSRKKKVPWIAITFDDGPDPEYTPTLLSLLDKYNVKACFFLLADKVEKYPDLAKEIVNRGHEIGIHGYKHHINWFLGPVATYKELLRSVEIISQITGKYPSYYRPPWGLFTTFIYRYSKKLGIKIILWSYMSWDWKVKDPSLIVNRVLNKVKGGNILIFHDSSDNIGSDKEAPETMLIALDKIISGIKEKNLEIVDINKFIFS from the coding sequence ATGATAAAATTCATGATAAAAATTTACATACTTTACTTAGTCTTAGTAGCACTGCTTCCTACTATGCTGGGCCGTATTTTCCACTACAATGTTATATATACAAGCAGAAAAAAGAAAGTACCATGGATAGCGATTACTTTTGATGACGGTCCAGATCCCGAATACACGCCTACACTTTTGTCCCTTTTGGATAAATACAATGTTAAAGCGTGCTTTTTTTTGTTAGCAGACAAAGTCGAAAAGTATCCAGATTTAGCCAAAGAAATCGTAAATAGAGGTCATGAAATAGGCATCCATGGTTATAAGCATCACATAAACTGGTTTTTGGGACCTGTTGCTACGTACAAGGAATTATTGAGATCGGTTGAAATTATCTCTCAGATTACTGGAAAGTATCCTTCATATTATAGACCGCCATGGGGATTATTTACAACTTTTATTTATCGGTATTCAAAAAAATTAGGTATTAAAATAATTTTGTGGAGCTACATGAGCTGGGATTGGAAAGTAAAAGACCCAAGTTTAATAGTAAATCGCGTATTAAACAAAGTAAAAGGCGGAAACATTTTGATATTTCACGATAGCAGCGACAACATAGGGTCAGACAAAGAAGCTCCTGAAACAATGCTTATAGCTCTTGATAAGATAATAAGTGGAATAAAAGAGAAAAACTTAGAAATTGTCGATATAAACAAATTTATTTTTTCGTAA
- a CDS encoding FAD:protein FMN transferase: MRHFIKKFVAIIVIIFISVSVVGCGNSDQQYTRTDFMMDTVMQVTAYGRNAKEAVDESMNKLKEIDNLMSSQKSGSDIQKINDNAGVKYVKVNPETFYVIKTALKYGKISGGYFDITIAPLVNLWGIGTDHAHVPTESQIKDAMKYINYKDVLLNEKNDEVKLSRKGMAIDLGGIAKGFAADELESIMKKNGVKHALINLGGSSVYLYGSKPDGSNWNIGIQNPFGDKGTYFAIVSGKDMLIDTSGNYERYFIQNGKRYHHILNPFTGYPAESGVVSTTIVSTNIKSIDADALSTITFILGVDKGMKLIESMPGVDAIFVTPDYKVYATSGLKGKLKITDSRFKLYENR; the protein is encoded by the coding sequence ATGAGACATTTTATAAAAAAGTTTGTAGCAATTATTGTGATAATATTTATCTCTGTATCCGTTGTAGGGTGTGGCAACAGTGATCAACAGTATACACGTACTGATTTTATGATGGATACTGTCATGCAAGTTACTGCATACGGAAGAAATGCAAAAGAAGCAGTTGACGAGTCTATGAACAAATTGAAAGAAATCGACAACCTTATGAGCAGCCAGAAAAGCGGCAGCGACATACAAAAGATAAATGACAATGCTGGTGTAAAGTATGTGAAAGTAAATCCAGAGACATTTTACGTAATAAAGACAGCATTGAAGTACGGGAAAATAAGTGGTGGCTATTTCGATATAACTATCGCTCCGTTGGTGAATTTGTGGGGTATCGGCACTGATCATGCCCATGTTCCCACGGAAAGCCAAATTAAGGATGCTATGAAATACATAAATTACAAAGATGTATTGCTGAATGAGAAGAATGATGAGGTTAAATTAAGCAGAAAAGGCATGGCAATCGATTTGGGAGGAATTGCTAAAGGCTTTGCTGCTGACGAACTGGAAAGTATAATGAAAAAGAATGGTGTAAAACACGCACTTATAAATTTAGGTGGCAGCAGCGTATACCTTTATGGTTCAAAGCCAGATGGCTCCAATTGGAATATAGGAATACAGAATCCTTTTGGAGATAAGGGTACGTATTTTGCCATTGTTTCAGGCAAAGACATGCTTATTGACACATCTGGCAATTATGAAAGGTATTTTATTCAAAACGGGAAAAGATACCATCACATATTAAATCCTTTTACAGGTTATCCTGCAGAAAGCGGCGTCGTCAGTACAACAATAGTTTCTACTAATATTAAGTCTATTGATGCTGATGCTTTATCTACAATCACCTTTATTTTAGGTGTTGACAAAGGGATGAAATTGATAGAGAGTATGCCTGGCGTAGACGCAATCTTTGTTACACCAGATTATAAAGTATATGCGACATCAGGACTTAAAGGAAAATTAAAGATAACAGATTCGAGGTTTAAGCTGTATGAAAATAGGTGA
- a CDS encoding IS110 family transposase: MDRLYERCCGIDVHKKMIVACFKHGNDQEIREYGTTTAELRELTAWLLNEKCEMIAMESTASYWKPLYNIFELSGLDAIVVNARDMKAVPGRKTDVKDAEWIADLLQHGLLKASYVPDREQRELREASRYRKSLIEERARELNRLQKMLEGANIKLSSFTSDINGKSSRRILNALLEGKKLDEEQLQELLHGSMHKKIPEIMKAVDGVLTPLQKQLIKNIIDHIDDMGRRIEDMDKLISNYLDKYQKAIKQIDEVPGIGIQSAETILAEIGLEMKRFPSDAHISSWAGLSPGNNESAGKRRNSKTTKGNKTLKTTLIQCAKSAVKKEGTFFYAQYQRLVVRRGKNRAIVAVAHSMLIAIYHMLKENKPYKELGEDYYNQFNKERKINSYLKKLYALGWEPEIATQQI; the protein is encoded by the coding sequence ATGGATAGATTATACGAGCGTTGTTGTGGGATTGATGTACACAAAAAAATGATAGTTGCTTGCTTTAAACATGGCAATGATCAGGAAATCCGTGAGTACGGAACAACAACAGCAGAATTAAGAGAGCTCACTGCATGGCTACTTAATGAAAAGTGTGAAATGATAGCTATGGAAAGCACTGCTTCTTATTGGAAACCATTATACAACATATTCGAGCTTTCCGGATTAGATGCTATAGTAGTAAATGCAAGAGACATGAAAGCTGTTCCTGGACGGAAAACAGATGTAAAAGACGCAGAATGGATTGCAGATCTTCTCCAGCATGGTTTGCTCAAGGCTAGCTATGTTCCTGATAGAGAGCAAAGAGAATTGCGTGAAGCATCTCGCTATCGCAAAAGCCTAATTGAGGAACGAGCACGTGAATTGAATCGACTGCAAAAAATGTTAGAAGGAGCTAATATCAAATTATCTAGCTTTACTTCCGATATCAATGGCAAAAGCTCCAGGAGAATATTAAATGCTCTTTTAGAAGGCAAGAAATTAGATGAAGAACAACTTCAAGAATTGCTTCACGGTTCAATGCATAAAAAAATTCCTGAAATTATGAAAGCAGTGGATGGTGTACTTACTCCCCTTCAGAAACAATTAATTAAAAATATCATTGACCATATAGATGATATGGGTAGACGTATAGAAGATATGGATAAACTAATTTCGAATTACTTGGACAAATATCAAAAAGCAATTAAACAGATTGATGAAGTTCCAGGCATAGGAATACAAAGTGCAGAAACGATTCTAGCGGAAATTGGATTAGAAATGAAGCGCTTTCCGAGTGATGCGCATATATCAAGTTGGGCAGGGCTTTCCCCAGGCAACAATGAAAGTGCAGGCAAACGACGAAACAGCAAAACGACGAAGGGGAATAAGACATTAAAAACCACCTTAATTCAATGTGCAAAATCTGCAGTAAAAAAAGAAGGAACATTCTTTTATGCACAATACCAACGTTTAGTTGTAAGACGCGGAAAGAACCGTGCAATAGTGGCAGTAGCTCACTCAATGTTGATTGCCATTTACCATATGCTTAAAGAAAATAAACCGTATAAAGAGCTTGGAGAAGATTATTATAATCAGTTTAACAAGGAGCGAAAGATTAATTCCTACCTAAAAAAACTATATGCATTAGGATGGGAACCTGAAATTGCCACACAACAAATATAA
- a CDS encoding sigma-70 family RNA polymerase sigma factor, which yields MISYNELCFKAKSGDKDSVYEILKKFNPLLIKLAKKFPYDSFDDMLQDGREVLIAAIHQFDEKKGKEFIAYSSMQLKFYFLNAYRKKKSFLSLNVKADEEENEIIDLIESDELTPEEKFFNDIMRKDLKEALNGLTGKQKNIIMLYFFERKTLVEISKELGVGYQSVVKLKDRALDRLRFLIKNDIIM from the coding sequence ATGATAAGTTATAATGAACTGTGCTTTAAGGCTAAAAGTGGTGATAAGGATTCTGTCTATGAGATTTTAAAAAAGTTTAATCCTCTTTTGATAAAATTAGCAAAAAAGTTTCCATACGACAGTTTTGATGATATGCTTCAAGACGGAAGAGAAGTGCTTATTGCTGCTATCCATCAGTTTGATGAGAAAAAAGGCAAGGAATTCATAGCATATAGCAGTATGCAGCTTAAATTTTACTTTTTAAATGCCTACAGAAAGAAAAAATCTTTTCTCTCTTTGAATGTAAAGGCAGATGAGGAGGAAAATGAGATCATCGATTTGATAGAGAGCGATGAACTTACGCCAGAAGAAAAATTTTTTAATGATATCATGAGAAAGGATTTAAAGGAAGCTTTGAATGGCCTTACTGGAAAGCAGAAAAACATAATAATGCTTTACTTTTTCGAAAGGAAGACACTTGTTGAAATATCAAAAGAATTGGGAGTAGGCTATCAAAGCGTTGTTAAACTTAAAGACAGAGCTTTAGATAGATTAAGATTTTTGATAAAAAATGATATAATTATGTAA
- a CDS encoding DNA ligase — MSLMDEKISPMLAISGNVFDDPSWVYEIKWDGSRTIAFLSSTTKLQDRRLVDISHQFPELMEVNKCLKSNEAILDGELIVLKDNKPSYRNIMMRKHQQNKLKIELLSKYNPAIFITWDVIYVDGKELLNYPLIKRKEILSKIVSEGNLIRISDYIFGQGKTLFAETGKKQLEGVMAKKADSKYYLGKRSSLWQKFKHHIILNAVILGYKIDKTALVLGLYNEDDKLVHIGNVESGISQKELSSFLEVANDLKVNPEFYGLAINNVQWIMPFIVCKVKFMEWSENFKMRAPSFLEFALDVKPTECRFM, encoded by the coding sequence ATGTCCCTGATGGATGAAAAAATTTCTCCTATGCTGGCTATATCGGGAAATGTATTTGACGATCCAAGTTGGGTGTATGAAATCAAATGGGATGGTTCGAGAACAATAGCATTTCTTTCATCTACTACAAAACTTCAAGACAGAAGGCTAGTAGATATAAGCCACCAATTCCCAGAACTTATGGAAGTAAATAAATGTCTAAAATCAAATGAAGCCATACTTGATGGCGAGCTAATCGTTCTAAAAGACAATAAACCAAGTTATAGAAACATAATGATGCGAAAACACCAACAAAACAAACTAAAAATAGAACTTTTAAGTAAATACAATCCCGCAATATTTATAACATGGGATGTAATATATGTTGATGGAAAAGAGCTATTAAACTACCCACTGATTAAGCGCAAAGAAATTTTAAGTAAAATCGTCAGTGAAGGCAATCTAATAAGGATATCTGATTATATATTTGGACAAGGCAAAACTTTATTTGCGGAAACTGGTAAAAAGCAACTGGAAGGAGTAATGGCTAAAAAGGCAGACTCAAAATATTACTTAGGGAAAAGAAGTAGTCTATGGCAAAAATTCAAACACCACATAATACTAAACGCTGTAATATTGGGGTATAAAATAGATAAAACAGCGTTAGTCTTGGGTCTTTACAACGAGGATGACAAACTTGTGCACATTGGAAATGTAGAATCTGGAATATCGCAAAAAGAATTATCATCATTCTTAGAAGTTGCCAACGATCTTAAGGTCAACCCTGAATTTTACGGTCTTGCCATTAACAACGTTCAATGGATAATGCCTTTTATTGTATGTAAGGTTAAATTCATGGAATGGTCAGAAAATTTCAAAATGAGAGCACCGTCTTTCTTAGAATTTGCCTTAGATGTGAAACCTACCGAATGCAGATTCATGTAA
- a CDS encoding Ku protein, producing the protein MRSMWKGAISFGLVSIPIKLYAATEDNSIHFRQLHKDCKSPIKYEKICPVCNKEVSDEEIVKGYEYEPGKFVIIDEEDLERIPKSTVKTIDIIDFTDLRQIDPIYFDKTYYIAPDEIGAKPYVLLRDSMKKLNRVAVARVVIRSKQDLACIRVFNDNYMVMETMHFPDEIRSTNELPPIRNVDLHENEVKMAIKLVDTLTSDFSPEKYDDNYRKALIEIIESKIQDRKIEIPESPKEENVLDLVSALKASIESVKGENIAKKSKKKKGA; encoded by the coding sequence ATGCGCTCGATGTGGAAGGGTGCCATCAGCTTTGGCCTTGTCAGCATCCCCATAAAACTTTATGCAGCCACAGAAGACAACTCCATCCATTTTAGACAGCTTCACAAGGACTGCAAATCACCTATAAAATACGAGAAGATTTGCCCTGTGTGCAATAAAGAAGTTTCTGATGAAGAAATCGTAAAAGGCTATGAATATGAACCAGGAAAATTTGTCATCATAGATGAAGAAGACTTAGAGAGAATTCCAAAGTCAACAGTTAAAACGATAGATATTATCGATTTTACAGATTTAAGGCAAATAGATCCCATATATTTCGATAAGACATACTACATCGCACCAGATGAAATAGGTGCAAAACCATACGTACTTCTAAGAGATTCTATGAAGAAATTAAACCGTGTAGCAGTCGCGCGGGTAGTAATCCGCTCAAAGCAAGATTTAGCCTGCATAAGAGTTTTCAATGACAACTACATGGTTATGGAAACAATGCACTTTCCTGATGAAATAAGAAGTACAAATGAGCTTCCACCTATCCGCAATGTAGATCTTCACGAAAATGAGGTGAAAATGGCTATAAAACTTGTGGATACTCTGACATCTGATTTTTCCCCTGAAAAATATGATGACAACTACAGAAAAGCCCTGATCGAAATAATCGAGTCAAAAATTCAAGATAGAAAAATTGAAATACCTGAATCGCCAAAAGAAGAAAATGTCCTGGACCTTGTAAGCGCATTAAAAGCCAGCATCGAATCAGTAAAAGGAGAAAACATTGCAAAAAAATCAAAAAAGAAAAAAGGTGCATAA
- a CDS encoding PaaI family thioesterase, protein MEAKNLGINEELFKEIIELNQKAQFHNLIGMEIAELGSGKVTMEMTISEKHLNIFEIAHGGVLFSLMDTAMGIAAKTMGKNMVTLEMNINYIKPLKAKDRIKAIGKIIHMGKTTAVAVCDAYNQDGKLVGSSRETFYCID, encoded by the coding sequence TTGGAAGCTAAAAATCTCGGCATAAATGAAGAATTATTCAAAGAAATAATCGAGCTGAATCAAAAAGCTCAGTTTCACAATCTAATCGGCATGGAGATTGCTGAGCTTGGCAGTGGTAAAGTGACGATGGAAATGACGATTTCCGAGAAACATCTAAATATCTTTGAGATTGCTCACGGCGGTGTATTGTTTTCTCTCATGGATACGGCTATGGGGATTGCTGCGAAAACGATGGGGAAAAACATGGTGACTCTCGAGATGAATATAAACTATATAAAGCCCTTAAAAGCCAAAGACAGAATCAAGGCAATAGGGAAGATTATCCACATGGGCAAGACGACTGCTGTTGCAGTATGTGATGCATACAATCAGGATGGCAAGCTTGTGGGATCTTCCCGCGAGACATTTTACTGCATAGATTAA